A window of the Lactuca sativa cultivar Salinas chromosome 7, Lsat_Salinas_v11, whole genome shotgun sequence genome harbors these coding sequences:
- the LOC111919110 gene encoding uncharacterized protein LOC111919110 — MGSACCVAARDRTITDRSGSDVQVVTRNDRYSPSWSFRWDNRGRVAGEESSMNCFSDGVITNDRLDNKSHTTVETAYATEEGSPLDSSRSLTWQKSSSPSQEIGFPQSHPLNSKNLPEGKESMGTPLTSDQSPTKTSTPPHSTSSLSASPLSSTQGHLPPLSTLTPSRWPRPSPNHHHHLLRQVSDSRIRGIMSPNFSISEDGSPSPFTHPGWANKSTRGSHGGSSDASSDPTYSELMAIYNNSKRWSFDSESLSFSRDRVSRCSGRVSSSPSIDVQPCGVCSKLLTERSYWGSQKVAAAAGLAANGLPVAAVLICGHVYHAECLENMTPEVNKYDPACPVCTFGEKKVFKLSEKARGEMDLKGKIGKLRKRVIDGDSVLFDGVKSRGPRMGASSSMKSSSGIGKPFLRRHFSFGYKPNRSLSDNGSRKKKFFWSKSNKE, encoded by the exons ATGGGATCTGCCTGTTGTGTTGCTGCTAGAGATAGAACCATAACAGATCGATCTGGTAGTGATGTTCAAGTTGTTACTAGAAATGATCGATATTCACCTTCATGGAGTTTTCGATGGGATAACAGAGGGCGTGTAGCAGGTGAAGAATCCTCCATGAATTGTTTTTCTGATGGAGTGATTACAAATGATCGGTTAGACAATAAATCTCATACAACTGTAGAAACCGCATATGCAACAGAAGAAGGAAGCCCTTTGGATAGTTCTAGAAGTCTCACATGGCAAAAGTCTTCTTCACCTTCTCAAGAAATCGGGTTCCCTCAATCAC ATCCTTTGAATTCCAAGAATCTTCCTGAG gGAAAGGAGTCAATGGGAACTCCATTAACTTCAGACCAATCTCCAACAAAAACATCAACGCCACCTCATTCAACTTCATCCTTGTCAGCATCACCTCTATCCTCCACCCAAGGCCACCTCCCGCCGCTCTCAACCCTAACCCCATCACGGTGGCCCCGCCCATCcccaaaccaccaccaccacctcctccggcAAGTCTCCGACAGCCGAATCCGCGGCATAATGTCTCCAAACTTTTCAATATCCGAAGACGGTTCACCTTCACCTTTCACACACCCAGGGTGGGCCAACAAGTCAACCCGCGGGTCCCACGGCGGGTCATCCGATGCTTCATCTGACCCCACCTACTCCGAGCTCATGGCAATTTATAACAATAGCAAAAGATGGTCTTTCGATAGCGAATCTTTAAGTTTTAGTCGCGATAGGGTAAGCAGATGTAGTGGTAGGGTTTCTTCTTCACCTTCCATTGATGTTCAACCGTGTGGTGTTTGCTCCAAGCTTTTGACCGAAAGATCGTATTGGGGCAGCCAGAAGGTGGCGGCGGCGGCGGGGTTGGCGGCAAATGGGCTTCCGGTGGCGGCGGTTTTGATATGTGGGCATGTTTATCATGCGGAGTGTTTGGAAAACATGACACCCGAGGTTAACAAGTATGATCCCGCGTGTCCCGTGTGTACTTTTGGGGAAAAAAAGGTTTTTAAATTATCGGAAAAGGCACGAGGGGAAATGGATTTGAAGGGTAAGATTGGTAAATTGAGGAAAAGGGTGATTGATGGTGATTCGGTTTTGTTTGATGGGGTGAAAAGTAGAGGGCCAAGAATGGGAGCAAGTTCTAGTATGAAAAGTTCTTCGGGTATTGGAAAACCGTTTTTGAGGAGACATTTTTCTTTTGGGTATAAACCGAATAGATCTTTGTCGGATAATGGATCGAGAAAAAAGAAGTTTTTTTGGTCAAAATCGAACAAGGAGTGA